The Humulus lupulus chromosome 3, drHumLupu1.1, whole genome shotgun sequence genome window below encodes:
- the LOC133824205 gene encoding uncharacterized protein LOC133824205, protein MELSNHQRVSCPGNLLKMDAQIWWDVIKQTRDLNNMTWEEFFHAFSKKYYSPTVLATKVDKFVTLVQGNLSVTYYALKFDRFVKFAPEMMPTDALRVQRFVRGLKPMISSDVMMTSAEVVNYAEVLDRALKIEYLEERIRKDNAARRENYWNKGFNEGNKRKANEG, encoded by the coding sequence ATGGAGTTGAGTAATCACCAAAGAGTTTCTTGTCCAGGTAATttacttaagatggatgcacAGATTTGGTGGGATGTAATTAAACAGACCCGTGATCTGAATaacatgacttgggaagagttcttCCATGCTTTcagtaagaagtattacagtcctactgtgctagcaactaaggttgaCAAGTTTGTAACTCTGGTACAGGGGAACCTATCTGTCACTTATTATGCACTGAAGTTCGATCGATTTGTTAAATTTGCTCCTGAAATGATGCCAACTGATGCATTGCGAGTCCAAAGGTTCGTGAGGGGACTCAAGCCGATGATTTCCAGTGATGTTATGATGACCAGTGCTGAAGTGGTCAATTATGCAGAAGTACTTGATAGAGCACTTAAGATCGAATATCTTGAAGAGCGAATAAGGAAGGATAATGCTGCCAGAAGAGAGAACTATTGGAACAAGGGATTTAATGAGGGTAACAAAAGAAAAGCAAATGAAGGGTAG